A single genomic interval of Calditrichota bacterium harbors:
- a CDS encoding T9SS type A sorting domain-containing protein, translating into MLVGLFGPLNAAEVIFQLEPSLVGKDRMPVASWLHEALPRRDANPIDIAIQPLRIPTTAQNYDPLKGLFRWKSSDVDGVDLQHRVSQLTGVLWAEISPVRQTCALLDQPNDLNGADAPPDDPFFAEQWGLRQVFASAGWDIERGDSSIIIAIVDIGVDYDHGDLYRQRWVNRLEAVGRPGVDDDGNGFIDDLHGWDFFENDNDPRPPRSDNHGTHVAGIAGAATDNGYGIAGAAWDCRIMSLRTGAGGAIWYGYEGLFYAVENGARAINLSWGSDSPSLVERIAIDYALSKGALIVAAAGNLSGGSAFNHFPAGYPGVLAVAATDDRDQRASFSNSGTWVSVSAPGQSILSLLPSNGFGILSGTSMATPLVVGAAALLYSKHPDWTPQEVRLQLMRSADPIDQLNPGYNGQLGAGRLNIYRSLAASLDGFELLAIEVSDKIDGNDDGVIDPAEDIQVAFRIRNSLAATAHHVEVVPIALSGGVSFDTVRTLLGDLATGEQAGNFDTPIAGRISSNAAPGSRLRCALEVYSNDRRRQTLPFEITVRSPTASHRGGDVRLSVSDFGAIGWYDYVGESIAGEGFRVPADGPSGLFHGSLMIGGTRGRVSDNAYGDAARGRFDFASRRQGIVVDRLAGGDEVSTAYYADSRAETPLNISVKQTTYTFGSAPDDRYVIFSYEVTNSNGSDLDSLYIGLFLDWDVVESSANTLRYDRERGGGWVSYDHPVGTMFGAATLEGRPDFHVALPNRSMQNSWSDAGKLSWLIEGFKRAEGLESADWTQLIGYGPLTLASGDTFPAVFALAGGDDPTELFRHFASARYRWSIMGGARHGVRLLPETLLLSTYPEPFNNRFTAFFSSTPGGELVWRIFDPAGRRVLAGQTTVPFGNSRLQIDAGGLSSGIYHLQMISGGDIVTRRITLVR; encoded by the coding sequence TTGCTCGTGGGACTCTTCGGACCCTTGAATGCGGCGGAGGTGATCTTCCAACTTGAGCCGTCGCTGGTCGGGAAAGACCGGATGCCGGTCGCAAGTTGGCTGCACGAGGCGCTGCCCCGGCGGGACGCCAACCCGATCGACATTGCCATCCAGCCGCTGCGAATCCCGACGACTGCTCAGAACTACGACCCGCTAAAAGGCCTCTTTCGATGGAAGTCGAGCGATGTTGATGGAGTTGATCTTCAGCATCGGGTGTCGCAGTTAACCGGCGTCCTGTGGGCAGAAATAAGTCCGGTAAGGCAGACTTGCGCCTTGCTGGACCAGCCTAATGACCTGAACGGCGCCGACGCGCCGCCGGATGATCCCTTCTTTGCCGAGCAGTGGGGGCTCAGGCAAGTCTTCGCCTCCGCCGGGTGGGACATCGAGCGCGGCGACTCAAGCATCATCATTGCGATCGTCGATATCGGCGTCGATTACGATCACGGCGACCTCTACCGGCAACGTTGGGTGAACCGTCTTGAAGCAGTAGGACGACCCGGCGTCGATGACGACGGCAACGGCTTCATCGACGACCTCCACGGCTGGGACTTCTTTGAGAACGACAATGATCCACGACCGCCGCGCTCCGACAACCATGGGACGCACGTCGCCGGGATCGCCGGAGCCGCTACAGACAATGGCTACGGCATCGCCGGAGCCGCCTGGGACTGTCGGATCATGTCACTTCGCACCGGTGCCGGAGGCGCGATCTGGTATGGCTACGAAGGGCTGTTCTACGCGGTCGAGAACGGTGCCAGGGCAATTAACCTTTCGTGGGGCAGCGACTCGCCCTCGCTAGTCGAACGGATTGCCATCGACTACGCCTTGTCGAAAGGCGCTTTGATAGTGGCTGCCGCCGGCAACCTCAGCGGTGGATCGGCTTTCAACCACTTTCCCGCCGGTTATCCCGGGGTGCTTGCCGTCGCCGCGACCGATGACCGCGACCAACGGGCGTCGTTCAGCAACTCCGGCACTTGGGTCTCGGTCAGCGCGCCGGGTCAGAGCATCCTATCGCTGCTGCCGTCGAATGGCTTCGGCATCCTTTCCGGAACATCTATGGCGACGCCCCTCGTCGTCGGTGCAGCAGCGCTGCTCTACTCTAAACACCCCGATTGGACGCCGCAAGAGGTGAGATTGCAGTTGATGCGATCGGCCGATCCCATCGACCAGTTGAATCCCGGTTACAACGGCCAACTCGGTGCCGGCCGACTTAATATCTACCGGTCCTTGGCAGCCTCGCTTGACGGATTCGAACTGCTTGCTATTGAGGTCAGTGACAAGATCGATGGCAATGACGACGGCGTGATTGACCCTGCAGAGGACATTCAAGTTGCCTTCCGGATCCGCAACTCGCTTGCCGCAACAGCGCACCATGTCGAGGTCGTTCCTATTGCATTGAGCGGCGGCGTCTCCTTCGACACGGTACGCACACTTTTAGGCGATCTCGCTACCGGCGAACAGGCCGGTAACTTCGACACTCCAATCGCCGGTCGCATCAGTTCTAATGCCGCTCCCGGCAGCCGGTTGCGCTGTGCGCTGGAGGTCTATTCCAATGACCGGAGGCGTCAGACGCTTCCGTTTGAGATTACGGTTCGGTCACCGACTGCCAGTCACCGGGGAGGGGATGTCAGGCTGAGCGTCTCCGATTTTGGAGCCATCGGCTGGTATGACTACGTAGGCGAGAGCATTGCTGGCGAGGGCTTTCGAGTGCCCGCCGACGGACCGTCCGGGCTTTTTCACGGCTCCCTGATGATAGGGGGGACGCGAGGCCGGGTCTCGGATAACGCCTATGGCGATGCGGCTCGCGGACGGTTCGATTTTGCCAGCCGCAGACAGGGCATTGTGGTTGATAGACTTGCCGGCGGCGATGAGGTCTCGACAGCTTACTATGCCGATTCGCGCGCCGAAACACCGCTCAATATCAGCGTCAAGCAAACGACCTATACCTTCGGGTCGGCTCCCGATGACCGGTATGTGATCTTCTCTTACGAAGTGACCAACTCGAACGGATCCGATCTCGACAGCCTCTATATCGGCCTCTTCCTCGATTGGGATGTCGTCGAGTCCAGTGCCAACACCCTGCGCTACGATAGGGAGCGAGGCGGCGGATGGGTATCCTATGACCACCCTGTCGGGACGATGTTCGGCGCGGCGACCTTGGAGGGACGTCCCGATTTTCATGTCGCCCTCCCGAACCGGTCGATGCAGAATTCCTGGAGCGATGCCGGCAAACTGTCATGGCTGATTGAAGGCTTCAAGCGCGCCGAGGGACTTGAATCCGCCGACTGGACCCAGTTGATCGGCTATGGCCCGCTGACCCTGGCATCCGGCGATACCTTCCCGGCCGTCTTTGCACTGGCCGGGGGCGACGATCCGACCGAACTCTTCCGCCACTTTGCATCGGCTCGCTATAGGTGGTCGATTATGGGTGGCGCAAGGCACGGCGTCAGGCTATTGCCGGAAACATTGCTTCTTTCGACCTATCCCGAGCCGTTCAACAACCGGTTTACTGCGTTCTTTTCGTCAACTCCGGGCGGTGAACTGGTATGGCGAATCTTCGACCCGGCGGGGCGCCGGGTGCTTGCCGGACAGACGACGGTGCCATTTGGGAACAGCCGGCTCCAAATCGACGCCGGAGGGCTGTCATCCGGCATCTATCATCTGCAAATGATCTCGGGAGGAGACATCGTCACCCGTCGGATTACACTCGTGCGTTAG
- a CDS encoding rubredoxin, with amino-acid sequence MAVFVCKVCGAEKECRCKPQKCSQCGASGTIEKKS; translated from the coding sequence ATGGCGGTATTTGTCTGCAAGGTCTGCGGCGCCGAAAAAGAGTGCCGGTGCAAACCTCAAAAGTGTTCCCAGTGCGGAGCCTCGGGGACGATTGAGAAGAAGTCGTAA
- a CDS encoding NADP-dependent malic enzyme — MFTREEALEYHYRPRVGKIEVIATKPCATQRDLSLAYSPGVAEPCRDIHKNPDDVYRYTAKGNLVAVVSNGTAVLGLGNIGPLAGKPVMEGKGVLFKRFADIDVFDIELNAKTPKEVIDACRMLEPTFGGINLEDISAPDCFEVEERLREILDIPVFHDDQHGTAIISGAALLNACEIVEKDISEIRVVFNGAGASGIACAKFHIRLGVKPENVLLCDTKGVVYRGREDLDPSHPKFNKYKADFARDTKCRTLEEALKGADVFCGLSVADCVTPEMVRSMADRPIIFAMANPDPEIPYPAAVAARNDVLMATGRSDYPNQVNNVLGFPFIFRGALDVRARAINEEMKVAAAKALADLAKQDVPEAVCNAYGLDRIDFGPEYLIPKPFDPRVLLWEAVAVAKAACETGVARIPITDFEAYQEQLERRLGRSKEVMRQVINKSRRRPKSSATVRIAYPEGHHEKILRAAGRVLDEGIGIPVLLGSPEEIEAAAGRLSVHLNGMELVDVHHHSSRESLIESYFQLRARKGVTRREAQRQLGHRDYYAAMMLSQGLVDAVVCGEERHYPEAIRPALQTIPLAPGLKHASGLYMLLFKNRLIFCADATVNILPDAETLAEIALCASETARRFDIEPRVAMLSFSNFGSVRHPMVETVQQAVAILQKTHPDLIVDGEMQANTAFDTDILRETFPFSRLKEEANILVFPGLTSGNIAYKLLIELGGAEAIGPILMGLSKSYHVLQMGASVEDIVNISAIAAVQAMELRGG; from the coding sequence ATGTTCACGCGCGAAGAAGCGCTCGAGTATCACTATCGTCCCCGGGTGGGGAAGATCGAAGTCATCGCCACCAAGCCGTGCGCAACGCAGCGCGATCTGTCGCTGGCTTATTCGCCCGGCGTCGCCGAGCCGTGCCGCGACATCCATAAGAATCCGGACGATGTCTATCGCTACACAGCCAAGGGAAATCTGGTGGCGGTGGTCTCGAACGGAACTGCGGTGCTGGGACTCGGCAACATCGGGCCGCTTGCCGGCAAGCCGGTGATGGAAGGCAAGGGTGTGCTCTTCAAGAGATTCGCCGACATCGACGTCTTCGACATCGAACTGAATGCGAAGACGCCGAAGGAAGTGATTGATGCCTGCCGGATGCTCGAGCCAACTTTCGGGGGGATAAACCTCGAAGACATCTCAGCACCCGACTGCTTCGAAGTCGAAGAGCGCTTGCGGGAGATCCTCGATATCCCGGTCTTTCACGACGACCAGCACGGGACGGCGATCATTTCAGGTGCCGCGCTCCTGAATGCCTGCGAAATCGTCGAAAAGGACATTTCCGAGATCCGGGTTGTCTTCAACGGCGCGGGAGCATCGGGCATCGCCTGTGCCAAGTTCCACATTCGGCTCGGCGTCAAGCCCGAGAACGTGCTCCTATGCGACACCAAGGGCGTCGTCTATCGCGGACGCGAAGACCTCGATCCGTCGCATCCCAAGTTTAACAAATACAAGGCTGATTTCGCCCGCGACACGAAATGCCGGACGCTTGAGGAAGCGCTCAAGGGCGCCGACGTCTTTTGCGGACTCTCAGTCGCCGATTGCGTGACGCCCGAGATGGTCCGTTCGATGGCCGACCGGCCGATCATTTTCGCGATGGCCAATCCGGACCCGGAGATTCCATATCCGGCTGCGGTCGCCGCACGCAACGACGTCTTGATGGCGACCGGGAGGAGCGACTACCCTAATCAAGTGAACAACGTCCTCGGCTTTCCGTTCATCTTCCGCGGTGCGCTCGACGTCCGGGCTCGCGCCATAAATGAGGAAATGAAGGTTGCTGCGGCAAAAGCCCTCGCCGATCTTGCCAAACAGGATGTCCCCGAAGCGGTTTGCAACGCTTACGGTTTGGACCGGATCGACTTTGGCCCGGAATACCTCATCCCCAAGCCGTTCGACCCGCGAGTGCTCCTCTGGGAAGCGGTTGCGGTGGCGAAAGCCGCCTGTGAGACCGGTGTCGCGCGAATCCCTATCACCGACTTTGAAGCCTACCAGGAACAACTCGAACGGCGTCTGGGACGCTCCAAGGAAGTGATGCGGCAGGTGATCAACAAATCCCGTCGCCGCCCAAAGTCGAGCGCAACCGTCCGGATCGCCTATCCGGAAGGCCATCACGAAAAGATTCTTCGCGCTGCGGGAAGGGTCCTCGATGAAGGTATCGGAATCCCGGTCCTGCTCGGCTCCCCGGAGGAAATCGAAGCGGCCGCCGGTCGCCTCTCGGTCCACCTGAACGGAATGGAACTCGTCGATGTTCATCACCACTCCTCGCGAGAGTCCCTGATCGAGTCCTATTTCCAATTGCGGGCGCGCAAGGGCGTCACCCGCCGGGAAGCGCAGCGGCAGTTGGGGCATCGCGACTACTACGCTGCAATGATGCTCTCGCAAGGGCTCGTCGATGCCGTTGTCTGCGGCGAAGAGCGGCACTATCCCGAAGCCATTCGCCCGGCTTTGCAGACGATCCCGCTGGCGCCCGGCTTGAAGCACGCCTCGGGGCTTTACATGCTCCTCTTTAAGAACCGGTTGATCTTCTGCGCCGACGCTACGGTGAACATCCTGCCCGACGCTGAGACCCTGGCCGAGATCGCTCTCTGTGCCTCCGAAACTGCCCGGAGATTCGACATCGAGCCGCGCGTAGCAATGCTCTCGTTCTCCAATTTCGGGTCGGTGCGGCATCCCATGGTCGAAACCGTTCAGCAGGCAGTAGCTATCCTGCAGAAGACCCACCCCGACCTGATCGTCGATGGCGAAATGCAGGCTAATACCGCGTTCGATACCGACATCCTGCGCGAGACGTTTCCTTTCAGCCGGCTCAAGGAAGAAGCCAACATCCTCGTCTTTCCCGGCTTGACATCGGGGAACATCGCCTATAAACTTCTGATCGAGTTGGGCGGCGCGGAAGCTATCGGCCCCATCCTGATGGGCCTTTCCAAATCCTATCACGTCCTTCAGATGGGAGCATCGGTCGAGGACATCGTCAACATCTCGGCGATCGCCGCGGTGCAGGCGATGGAGTTGAGAGGGGGATAA
- a CDS encoding HD domain-containing protein, producing MKTFHLPKAGQIDPERPAFLSIALDELHTDGVLEAQIHIRTDDKFIKYREPGIPFDGSVRERLRENGHSYIFIRGDEGCQLRRYLEENLQRILADPDADDQQKASVIYDTTVFLVREAISNPSSSEGVRAGKKVAEQAVDFVVSTPGALARFMDLASKDYYTYTHSVNVMLYTVALARRVGYPGGESLTELGQSALLHDVGKSFIDWSITNKDGPLNADEFEVMKRHPEFGFQSLTQSGEMGDHQLYAVRHHHEKLNGRGYPFGLTGSQIDLAVRIISTADIYDALTTRRVYRDAYRSFDGLQVMKEMSGSEIDERVFREFVQLLGEL from the coding sequence GTGAAGACATTCCACCTCCCCAAAGCCGGTCAAATCGACCCTGAACGACCGGCGTTTCTTTCTATCGCCCTTGACGAGCTTCATACCGATGGAGTGCTCGAGGCCCAAATCCATATCCGGACCGATGACAAGTTCATAAAATACCGGGAACCCGGTATTCCCTTTGACGGCAGCGTCCGCGAAAGGCTGCGCGAGAACGGGCATTCTTACATTTTCATTAGGGGGGATGAAGGATGTCAACTAAGGCGTTATCTGGAGGAGAATCTTCAACGAATCCTCGCAGATCCGGATGCCGACGATCAGCAAAAGGCATCGGTAATCTACGACACGACGGTCTTTCTGGTGCGTGAAGCAATATCGAATCCATCGTCATCGGAAGGCGTCCGGGCAGGCAAGAAGGTGGCTGAACAGGCGGTCGATTTCGTCGTCAGCACTCCTGGTGCCCTGGCCCGCTTTATGGACCTCGCATCGAAAGACTACTATACCTATACCCATTCCGTCAATGTCATGCTCTACACCGTAGCGCTTGCCCGGCGGGTGGGCTATCCGGGCGGCGAGAGTCTAACCGAACTTGGGCAGAGCGCACTGCTACACGATGTGGGGAAGAGTTTCATCGACTGGTCGATCACTAATAAGGACGGGCCGCTCAACGCCGATGAGTTCGAGGTGATGAAACGGCATCCTGAGTTTGGATTTCAATCGCTCACACAGAGCGGCGAGATGGGCGATCATCAACTCTATGCGGTCCGTCATCATCACGAAAAATTGAACGGGCGCGGTTATCCTTTCGGGCTGACCGGATCGCAGATCGACTTGGCGGTTCGCATCATTTCAACCGCTGACATCTACGATGCGCTGACGACCCGCCGGGTCTATCGGGATGCCTATCGCAGTTTTGACGGACTACAGGTGATGAAAGAAATGTCGGGCTCTGAGATCGACGAACGGGTGTTCCGCGAGTTCGTCCAGTTGTTGGGCGAACTATAA
- a CDS encoding SPOR domain-containing protein, giving the protein MPVLRRACCRTPSLVAAGHQTLALVIRICHWHLAKDAQATILWTMKNGLISPRLQLHGAAWICFWALAIGCVGTAPQAEFDPKGGLPPSDSTAPSWPPRQREDLPRVVLPERAFYAPTPRLDFRPYRFAYAVMPADTMEAEDAPLPLPELRDGYRVQVFSGYDQSLARRAESSIREMTGLPTYMLYEAPQYKVRVGEFPTREGAVNLCDSLRRSGFPDAWVVRSTISLFPTTNSLQSTAEKSP; this is encoded by the coding sequence ATGCCGGTCTTGAGGCGGGCTTGCTGCCGGACGCCTTCGTTGGTAGCGGCAGGTCATCAGACATTGGCATTAGTGATCAGAATTTGTCATTGGCATTTGGCCAAAGATGCTCAAGCCACTATATTATGGACTATGAAGAACGGGCTCATCTCCCCTCGCCTTCAACTGCATGGTGCCGCCTGGATTTGCTTCTGGGCATTGGCGATCGGGTGTGTTGGGACTGCACCACAAGCCGAGTTCGATCCCAAAGGTGGGCTGCCACCGAGCGACTCCACAGCCCCATCTTGGCCGCCGCGTCAACGGGAAGACCTCCCGCGGGTGGTCCTGCCCGAAAGAGCTTTCTATGCTCCGACGCCGCGTCTCGACTTCAGACCCTATCGATTCGCCTATGCGGTGATGCCGGCCGACACGATGGAAGCGGAAGACGCGCCTCTACCACTACCGGAATTGCGTGACGGCTATCGGGTTCAGGTCTTCTCCGGATACGATCAATCCTTGGCGCGCAGAGCCGAGTCCAGCATACGGGAGATGACGGGGCTTCCTACTTACATGCTCTACGAGGCGCCGCAATACAAAGTCCGGGTAGGTGAGTTCCCGACTCGTGAGGGAGCGGTCAACCTCTGTGATTCGCTTCGGAGATCGGGATTTCCCGATGCCTGGGTAGTGCGTTCGACCATATCTCTATTTCCTACTACAAACTCACTTCAAAGCACTGCTGAAAAAAGTCCGTGA
- a CDS encoding branched-chain amino acid ABC transporter substrate-binding protein has product MTRPSLLRRKTGLGGTLGLPAMLLLALVGCSRQSDTIRIAVVSPMTGESAKMGEDISRAVQLAVEEWNQQGGVLGRRIILSIEDDRADPKDAVSAASKVVAQGAVGVIGHYNSSCTIPASNIYHEAGIPMITPASTNPMVTDRGYSSVFRTCGRDDQQGRVEADFACQALNAQRIAILHDKTTYGQGLAGEFRKNLTSTAEVVFAEGVTRGDKDFSAVLTSLKAASPDLVMFGGLYGEGGLIIRQMRDLGVAAAFLSGDGVYDPEFLRIAGSAAEGAYLSYAPSAEGIPAARKFLESYLKRWPEVGPYSLFAYDATNILLKGIELAGTTDGRKVAATIHTNSFPAAFGTVAFDAKGDPVVAPYVMWIVRDGKLVPLDGLPKPVHVETH; this is encoded by the coding sequence ATGACGAGACCCTCACTCTTGCGGCGCAAAACCGGACTCGGCGGCACGCTCGGGCTGCCGGCGATGCTCTTGCTCGCGCTTGTCGGCTGCAGCCGACAAAGCGATACCATCCGGATCGCGGTCGTATCGCCGATGACAGGCGAATCTGCCAAGATGGGCGAGGATATCTCGCGCGCTGTCCAACTGGCGGTTGAAGAGTGGAACCAACAGGGCGGAGTCCTCGGCCGTCGCATCATCCTCTCCATTGAGGATGACCGCGCCGATCCAAAGGATGCCGTATCAGCCGCGTCGAAGGTCGTCGCTCAGGGAGCGGTCGGTGTCATCGGCCACTACAACTCGTCCTGCACTATTCCGGCTTCCAACATCTATCACGAAGCCGGCATCCCGATGATCACACCGGCTTCGACCAATCCGATGGTCACAGACCGCGGCTACTCGTCTGTCTTTCGCACCTGTGGGCGCGACGACCAGCAAGGCCGGGTCGAAGCCGACTTTGCCTGCCAGGCACTTAATGCCCAACGAATTGCCATACTGCACGATAAAACCACCTATGGCCAGGGCCTGGCAGGTGAGTTCAGAAAGAACCTTACATCAACTGCCGAAGTCGTCTTTGCCGAAGGAGTTACTCGCGGAGATAAGGACTTCAGTGCAGTCCTGACCAGCCTGAAGGCTGCATCGCCCGATCTCGTGATGTTTGGAGGGCTCTATGGCGAAGGTGGACTCATCATTCGACAGATGCGCGACCTTGGTGTCGCAGCGGCTTTCCTGTCCGGCGATGGGGTCTATGATCCGGAATTCCTTCGCATAGCCGGATCTGCTGCTGAAGGCGCTTACCTCTCCTATGCCCCTTCCGCCGAGGGCATACCTGCCGCGCGCAAGTTCCTCGAGTCTTACCTTAAGCGCTGGCCGGAAGTCGGTCCCTACTCGCTATTTGCCTATGATGCTACGAATATCCTCCTGAAGGGGATTGAACTTGCCGGGACGACTGACGGACGCAAGGTTGCAGCAACCATTCATACCAATAGTTTCCCGGCGGCGTTTGGGACGGTCGCGTTCGATGCCAAGGGCGATCCAGTGGTGGCGCCTTATGTGATGTGGATCGTGCGCGACGGCAAGTTGGTGCCGCTCGATGGACTGCCCAAGCCGGTTCACGTCGAGACCCATTGA
- a CDS encoding branched-chain amino acid ABC transporter permease — MFLQQLINGITLGCVYALIALGYTMVYGILQLINFAHGEIYMLGAYLGVIGLALLQAIHFAPSSPLVLVLTLALFAALIAALWGITIERLAYRPLRGAGRLAPLIAALGISIVLQNFVMHSQGAREKIFPALWAGSGYIFGNTRVSAVQLLIIITSAVMMVGLTLLVQKTRIGTAMRATAQDRVMAQLCGIDANMIIAITFAIGSALAGIAGVLIAAYYGMINFYIGYQAGLKAFAAAVLGGIGTIPGAMLGGLLLGLVEAFGAGYLSSQYKDVYAFLILILFLIFRPGGLLGEQLAEKV, encoded by the coding sequence ATGTTCCTCCAGCAACTAATCAACGGCATCACCCTGGGCTGTGTCTATGCGCTGATTGCGCTGGGCTACACGATGGTCTATGGCATCTTGCAGTTGATCAACTTCGCGCACGGGGAGATCTATATGCTCGGCGCCTACCTCGGAGTGATAGGGCTGGCGTTGCTGCAAGCCATCCACTTTGCCCCTTCTTCGCCGCTTGTATTGGTATTGACGCTGGCATTGTTTGCGGCTTTGATAGCTGCGCTATGGGGGATCACTATCGAGCGGTTAGCCTACCGGCCTCTGCGCGGAGCCGGACGGTTGGCACCGCTTATTGCGGCATTGGGCATCTCTATAGTCCTGCAGAACTTCGTAATGCACTCACAAGGTGCGCGCGAGAAGATCTTCCCGGCTTTATGGGCTGGCTCCGGCTATATCTTCGGCAATACCCGGGTTTCGGCGGTTCAGTTGCTCATCATCATCACCTCCGCTGTGATGATGGTCGGTCTGACGCTTTTGGTGCAGAAGACCCGCATCGGCACGGCAATGCGCGCCACTGCACAGGACCGTGTGATGGCGCAACTCTGTGGTATCGATGCGAACATGATCATCGCGATTACCTTCGCCATCGGGTCGGCGTTAGCCGGCATCGCAGGAGTTCTCATTGCCGCCTACTACGGGATGATCAACTTCTATATCGGATATCAAGCCGGGCTAAAGGCATTCGCCGCTGCCGTCCTCGGCGGCATTGGGACGATTCCGGGCGCGATGCTGGGCGGGCTCCTGCTGGGACTTGTCGAAGCTTTCGGCGCCGGCTATCTCTCGAGCCAATACAAGGATGTCTATGCCTTCCTGATCCTGATACTTTTCCTGATCTTTCGACCGGGTGGATTATTGGGTGAGCAATTGGCTGAGAAGGTCTGA
- a CDS encoding branched-chain amino acid ABC transporter permease, translating into MGANDADSPQGAANGVKDDSVAADHRRAFEALGAVALTGAITLPFTGLIGSLAIAVAAGLFQYYSSGDASHIKRGSWQPIAVPQIVRTLHPKLKGAIAAVFLLLLPLLLLQRYQIEVLTLGLLYATLAIGLNYIVGLCGLLVLGYIAFYAIGAYAYALLNLHFGIGLFAAWPLAMLAGALAGLLVGLPVMRLRGDYLAIVTLGFGEIVRIVLNNWDAVTAGPNGIMGIARPSLFGWKLTSPSAYYILALLLTCVAFYTQSRMIKSRIGRAWEAIREDELAAAHCGVPVVKMKLLAMAMGGLWAGAAGALFASRMTHVSPESFTFLESVLVLCMVVLGGMGNPIGVSVGAVSLIVLPELLRGAAGYRMLAFGLLLVLAMRYRREGFLPMRRLKLAGGN; encoded by the coding sequence ATGGGGGCTAACGACGCAGATTCGCCACAAGGAGCAGCCAATGGAGTGAAGGATGATAGCGTCGCAGCAGACCATAGGAGGGCGTTTGAGGCGTTGGGGGCGGTGGCTCTAACCGGTGCGATCACTCTGCCGTTTACAGGTCTGATAGGGAGCCTTGCAATTGCCGTCGCTGCCGGCCTGTTTCAGTATTACTCCTCCGGCGACGCCTCCCATATTAAACGTGGATCATGGCAGCCCATCGCCGTCCCGCAAATCGTCAGAACGCTGCATCCCAAGTTAAAGGGCGCTATTGCAGCCGTCTTCCTTCTACTGCTGCCCTTACTCCTGCTTCAGCGCTACCAGATAGAGGTCTTGACATTAGGGTTACTCTACGCGACGCTCGCCATCGGTCTCAACTACATCGTCGGGCTCTGCGGGCTGCTGGTGCTCGGCTACATCGCTTTCTATGCCATCGGAGCCTACGCCTACGCCCTGCTGAATCTGCACTTTGGCATTGGACTCTTCGCCGCCTGGCCGCTCGCGATGTTGGCTGGAGCCCTTGCCGGCCTGCTGGTAGGGCTTCCGGTGATGCGACTACGGGGTGACTACCTCGCCATTGTGACGCTCGGCTTTGGGGAGATCGTTCGCATCGTCCTGAACAACTGGGACGCGGTTACGGCCGGACCGAACGGCATCATGGGCATAGCCCGACCCAGCCTCTTTGGTTGGAAACTGACTTCGCCATCGGCTTACTACATCCTCGCCCTGCTGCTAACTTGTGTTGCATTCTATACCCAGTCGCGGATGATCAAGTCGCGTATCGGGCGGGCTTGGGAAGCGATCCGAGAAGATGAGTTGGCAGCCGCTCACTGCGGTGTGCCGGTGGTGAAGATGAAACTACTGGCTATGGCTATGGGAGGACTTTGGGCCGGTGCGGCGGGCGCTCTATTTGCCTCCCGAATGACCCATGTTTCGCCGGAGAGTTTCACCTTTCTCGAGTCGGTTCTGGTGCTCTGTATGGTAGTCCTGGGAGGGATGGGAAATCCCATCGGGGTATCGGTTGGAGCTGTCTCATTGATCGTCCTGCCCGAATTGCTGCGGGGAGCCGCCGGCTA